In the genome of Ziziphus jujuba cultivar Dongzao chromosome 10, ASM3175591v1, the window caatttattttttttgccagGTCTCACggccattattttgtgtttatgATTTATTGCTGAGCAGAGACAGATTCAATTTACAATTTGTTACTTTCCCATTATTCACATCAATATGCAGATACAACTGGGAAATAGAATTAATTGCCTGATATTTCTAATTTTAACTTAACTTTGAGAAAGTGGATATGACATGATGATGTTGGACAGTGCACTTacattatttgaataaattcatgtaatttttttttgagtgcTTAATCAGTGAATCATATCTTGAATCCCATGTATAATAATAGTTCTAGCATTCACTGtcttaaaattacaattaaagCACCTTATGGCGTCGATGCTGGTAATCTTTATCTGGGACAACATCATGGATCTCTGGTGTGGTGTTAGTTTGTAATATATTGGTTCAGCATAAATTgtatccttatttatttttcttaaatctgtTGTGAACTGTTTTCTTTTCTCACTGAGATTTTAAGAAGTTGTGTTATGAAATGTTGTCCATCTTGAGAATGATTAGCGCCTACATTTGGTCATGCTCCAGCTAATAAAAAGTACATGCACATGTAGGACtaatctttttaataatttatgtttAGATGTGAGTGCTTTACATGTTATTCATGCCCTCtgagatatttttaatataatgtgCTGTCTGATTTTTAGGATTAAAATTCATATGCATTCATGAATCAAAAATAGGAATTAATCATGCTTGTCAGGAGGTACTTGCATGTTTCAAGTCCTGAATATCATCAAGTGCAAGAAGACGGTGTCCTGCTATATCTTGCTAGAACTAAGTCTCATATTAGTGGAGAAAATCTGTGTTTTAAATCATCAAGAGGTttcagttctttttttttttttttttttttttaatgatattttttgaaCTCCCATCTCTGAAtcaaattttatcattattggACTTTGATGTTgcattttctaaaagaaatcaAGATCTTTCCCCTTCTTATTAATATTCTGTGTTGGTTGTCAAGTTTGGCATCCTAAAtattctttcattctttttgaCGTATATCAGTCATTGGACAAATTTTGGTATGTGAGTGGTTAATCAGTCATTTATGATTATTGCTATGCATTTTGGTGGCATATATGACGCAAAGATGACAAAATGTTTATGTGTCTTCTTTGTTCAGCTTGCAATATGCATTGAGAGGAAGTGTCAGTTGAATGAGGACTTTCAAGATTGTATTGGAAGCAATGATCAATCTTCTTCTCTTGAGGTAATGGTGGTGTTCTAGTTTGCTTTATTGTTGTTCTTTTAGGGTAAAGTTTCTTTTGACAATAGTATGTCTTTGTCTTGAAATGCTTTATTGACTATGCAGGACGATGACGTAGACATGGAGGACCCATCAATTCTGGGAACACCTAGTGAAGACTTCACAGGGAAACGTGACAGGTGAACTAAGCAAGTGAGATCTCCTTGGATTTTCTTAATTGAATActgaatcattttttaaatgattttctgtttctcttattatataaaaaaaaattatttgggtTTAGCTGATAAAAGTTTGATAGTTTTGTGCTAGGGTATATCTGAATTTGCCAATAAATCCATTTAAGTAGTAAAAATCAATGAGCCGAAAGCCTGGACAATTGAGAAACAGATGGCTTTTCTTATTGGTACAAAATAACGATTTGACCATTCATTCTTATTTGTATTTGTTACTCCATATAAAGCTATAACAACTATGCTCTTTATCCCTTTTACAATGTTTAGATAGGTGTTCATGATTGTTAATTTGTCAGAAACTTGCTTTCTTCTGATACTTGTAAATGGTTATAGACTCTTTATTTCAgataaagtgaaaaataaataacttccATGGTCTTATAATAAAAGAGAGTTGCATAATTGCAAGCCAAAAATTTTGCTGCATTTTAATAGTACAAAAATGCCCACTAGTGTTGCTTAATTTTACCTAGTTTTAACCATTTGAACATGTATACTTTGTTGaggataaaatataatttttataaacccTTATAAAAATTACCCTTGAACTTTCAAAAGTATTTCTTTGATACAAAACCCTCAAGTTGGCTTAAAGTACATGGCCTTAGATAGTTGAAAGTGCCCTCAAAGTGGTTTAATTtacatgactttttttttttctttttttcttttttttttaatttctctttttatgtatataacTTATAAAATTTCCCACATacaatcttttattttcaagttATTGTCTTGTAGATAATTAGTATTTTGCTATTTAGAGTACTTGAAACTACATGGACTATCATGATTATGAAGGAGTATTGGaatatgaaatattatttttaccttATTATCTTTTATGCACTGCAATTTGTTGTCAAAAAGTTACCCATTTTTTAGGTCTAGAATAAGGTATTAGGAGGATAAAATTCTCTTTTCAGCTTAAATTTGACCTAACAACTTTTCATATTATCATGGATAACATCATTATTGCTCATTAAGCAGCCCTGTAACACCAGATGATTTGCGAGGTTCTGGAAGCACTGTATCAAGATTTAATTTTAAGCCTGAAGACATTATTGTGGCTACTGATCTGAAGCCTTTGGATAGTACCAGAAGGGGTTCAGCTGGTACTGTAGGGACTATGAAGCTTCTGAAGTCATATCAGAGCATGCATAAACCATTTACACAGGTTTCTGTAATATTATAACAAGTTGACATCTGTGACACTTTTCTTTCACTAACCCCTAAGAATATGACAGTAAATATTTTCCTCTTAATAATTGTAGGATGCCCCACTTATGACAGAAGACATGCATGAAGAACGGCTCCAGGCTGTTGAAGCATTTGGTGATTCATTTGTAAGCTGGAAAACTTATTAGGCAAATTATTTAACTCTTGAGTGTTTCATAATATGGTGTTTGTTTAGACAGTTCTGCCTGCAACTATTATGGATATCTTCTTATGTAGCTACAAATCACATTCAGTAGACAGTGACCAAATAAAGGAGATTGACATCCTTGGTTtaagtgcaattttttttttttctatgaaatGTTACTGTGGAGATTATAAGGCATTTAAGGAGTCTGAAAGTCGAatgatttgtttattattactCTAGATCCAGGTGCTAAGTGTTGACGCTTTTCCCATGTTCATTGAAATGCATATTTGGATGAATATAATAAGAATGCCAACATTGTTATGGTGTACAACAAGCATCTTGTTGGATCCAACCAGATGATGCAAAACACATGGATGACCTAGCTGGTTCAAAGAAATTTGGGCATGGGGAAAGTTAATATTAGTGTCGATGGATCTTTTGACAGATCCTTGAGAATTTTCAAGAGTGGCTTGTAAATTGAATAGACAAATTAGTTTTATAGAAGTTTATGTTTCAAATGAAATGTAATTTAGTTTCATAAGCATCTTGCTTGGAATCTAGTGTCTAATTAATGACTTAACTAAcaatatctatctatctatctatatatatatatatatatatatgtatgtatctgCATCAGAGAAGCCATTTATTTCCTAGAATTATGTTATGTTAGATGTTAAATTTAGATATTAAAATTCTTGACAATGAGCTACCAtatgtttgttaattttatagaaattgtTACTAATGAAGGTTTCTTCTTTATCAATCTTTTGCAGAACTTTTCTGCTCAGTTGGAAAGAGAGGTCTTATCTTCAGGTAATTAGCTTGGTTATATTCTGTCATCAGTAGCTGAAATTgtacattttccttttttcatcgCATGCATTTTAGGCCCTATCTGAAGAATGTCAACTAGCAGCTTATGAAGTTTGTGAAAAGTTTCGCAATGTTGGCAGAACTAATCAGAGCTCCCTATCTCATACTGATTCAAATGATGTTTTAGTTTCTTACTTTCCTTGATATATGTAGTACTAAGTTACTGCACTTCAGATGTTGGTGGTCTGGTtatattaaaaagaattttgaCAGCATCCAGACATATCTGATTGACTCTGAATGCTCAGAAatagtttgttttccttttctcctttggtttttttttttttttcagaaaacaaACATGACGTCTTTTTCTTTTGCATCCTTTCCAAATATGAAAGCAGTCCAACCCGATTTCTTATAATCTATCTATTTACGTTGGTGTTGCTTAATGTTCTAGAATCCTGCTCACATTTGTTGTCTTTTACAATATGTTTGGTATACAACTGGagaatgtttttcttttcccaGACAAAATCCAAAACAACTAGAAATGGTTTGACTCAGATGATTTTAAGCCTTTATCCAAAAAGAATTATGATCACCTGTACAAGATCTAGGGAGAGAAAATTAGTTGGGTTTTTTAGATAAATTCTTCCTATTTATAAAGCCCATATGCTGCATCTCTGATGATTATTTCCTTAATTAGAATCGCAGTTCGTAACTGAACTATCTGAAAACTCAAAACAACTTTTCCCAGTTTGAGACAACTGAgtaattgaaataatattttataaccccttgtaaaaagaaaaaaaatttgtctcTCAAGCAATATTCAGAAACAATGTTGACGGGAGAAGCTCAAGTGAACATTCCAACCCCTCTCCACCCCAAAACAAACTTCCTTCACTGGTTCTGGCATCTTGGCACTTTCTTCACCTAACCAAACATATCAAACTAAACAACttcctttgtaattttcttGTTGAAAGTAAACTATTCAGTGTTCTAAGTTCTTTCTCTGGCATTTTGTATAACCATCTCTATCATCACTATAACCTCTGAGTCATGTTTCTCCTTGGTCCAATTGTATTGACAGGAATACTACTTTGTTGTTATAGTAGCACACCATGTTGATCATTGATGGACTTTTAATTTTGAATCAGACATGTCAGCATTTAAAGCAGCAAATCCAGATGCTGTTTTTGAAGATTTTATTCGGTGGCATTCTCCTGGTGATTGGGAGAATGATGACATGGAAGAAACTGGATCATCGAAAGGTTCTTCAACAGATAGGCCAAAAGACAATTGGCCTCCCCGAGGACATCTTTCAAAGAGAATGTCTGAGAATGGAAATATGTGGAGAAAGATTTGGAATGATGCATCTGCTTTGCCAGTTTCTGAGCAGAAGCCACTTCTGGATCCAAATAGAGAAGGAGAAAAAGTAAGGTTATTTAAGTGTTATACTTTTCTTGTGTACTTTatgttgctttttatttttggtgtagAGCTACATTGCCTTGCTGAGCTTTTCACTTTGGAAGGTCCATGAGATTAAAAATGATTGGTGCACGTGAAAGTTTTCTGCTGATAATGTTagcaaatcaattaaaaaaggGCTCTTCTAGCTCacgcttttaatttttttaaaacctttttcaGTCTGTATATTCTGACATAGCCATTTAATTATGTACTACAAATATTGTTTATAGAAAAACCCAGACCAACAGAATTTAGGCATAAGAAGCTAgtctccttaatttttttttgctacaGGGAGATCTCTTTGCTAAGATTTCTTAGAGAATGCTTATGGCATAGCCTGAATGATTTTGTGCTTTATTGGAGTTACTGCATGATGCTACCTGCTCCTGGCTTTTAGTTCTTCTCATTGGTTGAGGAAATACATTGACCAATTCTGCTTCATCAGGATAACCCTAGCATACTGCATTTAGGCTACCACCAAAGGATGAATTGTAAACCATGTTCCTAAATATTGGAAGCCCTTCTTTGTCCTCGTTTAAGATAAATGAAATTAGTTTCAAATGTTGTTCTTCTATGCCTGATCTGTTAAAACTTGGCCATGGGATATGGGACTATCTTAGAAATCTTGTAGAAAACATCCCAGTGATTTCTGTAACATTTTTGTCATTAGGGACAGAAGCTATATACAAACATATCAGCTATCTAGGACTATAGCAAAATTTTTCTCATGTAACTTCACACTGGTTAGAAGGAAACACAGCCatgcatgcatacatatatttatttacacagCCAtgcgtgcatatatatatatatatatatatatttatttatatataaaggaaTTTAAGAACTACTAGGGGGATTCCATTTGGCTCAAAGGCTGCTGGCAATTTGCCTATGTACTTGAGAAAACAGTCAGTAAAATAGCAACAGTAGTTGTATGTATCTGGAAAGAAGTGAAGGATCTCTATACACAATTATTTGTATTGCTTGAGATGCTTTCCTTTGTTTACAGATCTTTCAGAGTTTCACTGGTGTACTATAAGTTGTCATGTCTTTTTGAACTTCCATAGATACTCCATTACCTGGAAACACAACGGCCACATCAACTGCTTGAGCAAATGATTTGTACTGCCTTCAGAGCATCAGCAGAGACTTTGAACAAGACTAGTTATGGTGGATTTAAACAAATGGCAACCAAAATGGATCAACTTTTCATTACTTTGGCATCTGGATTAAAGCGTCTGCGAGGTTAGTTTCTTGGTttatgtatatgtgattatattattatatctatatttacTATCAGGTACAAATTATTCGGAGGTGTAATTCTAATTTAACAATTTTGGTGCATGTTCAGTGAATAGTTTATCTGCTGGGAGTGAGAGTATTGAAGACCTTAGACGGCTGTGTGGTGTTTTTGAACATGTTGAAAAGTTACTCACTGTTGCAGCTTCTCTTCATCGCAAGTTCTTACAAGCCCCACGCCTCTCCGAAGCAATTTTTAGTGACTACTTCAGTTTTTATCTTCAGAGAATGGGAACACGCTCAAAAGATGACAATGTTCAAAAGGTAAAATCACTTTTATCTACAATTTACCCTCTTTAATGTTAAGAGTAAAGAATATGAAAACTTCATGTCTTCCATAGAACATACTTGATCTTTAGGCCTTGGTAGatcacttaattttttgatactaaatttatatttatcagGTTCAGaatattgaatttgaaaatgatttgataTTTCATCATAGTGGTTCTATGCTCTCTAGTCGCTTCATTTTTGCAGGCTTTTTTGATGCACAACGATCATCATTTAGGTAGGATTACCTATTATCTTCTACAACTTGGACTAAAtgtttaatctaatttttaacTAGGAGTTTGACAAGAAGCAGCAGGTTAGGTTTCATGAAAGACCAGTAGTGTCGAACATGTTTACACCTCCCACTGCAAACCAGTCATGGAGGAAAGTTTTAAGCATGGGTAATCTTCTGAATGGCCATGAACCGGTAGTGAGGGAGATAATATTTTCCATGCGTGATAGTGTGAGTGGCAATCACTATGCATCCAGGACTCCCAATGTGCATCAACAAGAAATAGAAACATATAGAATGTATATATGTGGAACCTCAAATGACCTCAGAGTAGCCCTCTCTATTACCTCATGcgattaatctcttaaaaaccATGTGTACAAAGTTAATATTCATATTTTGTCATAATTTCATTTTAGTTGCCTAAGACCCCGTATAAAGATCTTATATTGAAGTAGAATTACCTTATATATAATCTgttcttaacattttttttatttgtcgttttatataaattaattttcttgttgaaaatttgaaaatttgaaattttgaggtgCACTTGCTAACTTTTTATACAGTAGTTTTTTacttgataaattattatttttagccaTACATAAATTTCCCCTTGGACAAGGTGGAATTTAGGGTGACGTATAGGGTGATATCAGCATTTTTGGATTGCGGAAAGACATTTCTATCCTGTTGCAATTTCCGACCAAAGTTTTGTAAAACAAGATTTTCACTTGATCGGAATTTGAGTGTCTAAATTTGTGTTTGCCATTAACTCATTTTGTTGGCAAAGGACTCGTGTACTAGTCCCTTCAAACGATGGAatgatttttctaattttagtaCACATGCCTACATAGACCAAGaagattaaaaaaggaaaaccaaCTGTCATGGACTTCATGAAATCCGGTAAAGAATTTCGCTCTGGAATACGACAAAAAAAGATAGCACAAAATCTACGTGTATCTTGGATGGCATAAAATCTACGTGTATCTTGGAAGAGTTGATAACTGTGATCCTGAACTTGCAaaatcaagagaaaaaaaagaaaaaaagaaaaaatcatgaaaatcaACATTATAACTCTTATTTAGTATTtgaaactattttaaataatttgaacCATCATGAGATAGGCTGGCCTCAATGCTTGCATATGAAACACcacattgaaattttaaattcaaagacTCAACGATGCCACAACTCAAGGAAAAGACCAAAAGGTGAGGagggttaaagaaagaaaagtaatgCCTCCAGCAAGTCTTACAAACTTGATTGAAATCCATCAAAACTACGATCAATGATCAATGAACCGCACGGAACAATCATCCATCTACAATGCaagaaaagcaaataaatttcATGAAGGTTATTAAAAATGtacaactattttttatttttttattttatttttttgtttcttcataAGGTGCAACTAAGAGTAAAACATGACGATATAATGAACATTATTCTCAATTCTTGCTCCCTAGTTGAATACTATAAAAGTGTCCACAACTGAAACTTCTAAAGGATTAAACACGGTGGCAACAAGGAAAGTCTCCAAAATCCGAAATCAGCTAATGAGCAATCATCACACCCCTAAACAAAAAGCAACCAAGAgtcaaaaactttaaaaaaaaaaaaaaaaaaagtacgaaGAATAATGAAACAAAGAGGCAACAAATTGAAACTTGTTAATCCCTAGTTCATCCTCAATGTCCCAAGCCCTTGACAGAATACAAGAGTGGAAGCAAGACATAAATATCCAAAAGCATATCTCAGTAGGACACAGAATCCAGTACAACCATTAACTATGAAACTTGATAGGAAAAGCGGCCAATTATTAGCAACAAACATATAGGCTGCTAAGTACAAAATATAGAAACTATCATACTCACAACAAACTATTTTGGTtgcttttaataaattattttcagtATCACTGAAAATGTGACAACTTTCCATCTAGACACATTGTTCTCAGCCTTCATAGGCCTACTCTTCTTTACATGTGTACACATTAACCAAAACAATCTAAATCAACTCACTCTTTCCAAATTTTTGTCACCTCCCAGGTCCAGCCACTAATCCCTCCCATATCCTCATTCACCTCAAGTCATACTTTCTTTGCTAACATTtcctaataattatttggatggAACAAGATTGATTTAAAGATAGCATGGTAACTTTGCTTAAATCTTCCCAATCATCAGAATACCATACGATCATGTATCTAATGTGAACCATATTATCTCCAGTATATAGAAGACTTCTATTTCACAATATCCAAAGCACTGGCTTGGGTTCATTCGAATATGAAACCTGAAAAAGCCtactaaatttgaaaatttcagaGTAACATaatgtttaataatatataattaaggcTCCTATGCTTTATTACCTATAACATGAAAGCTATAGGAAGATGCAAGCCCCATAAGTAAACATGAAAGTCATTACATTATGAATAGGTTAACTAGAACaactacttaaaaaaaataaataaataaataaataaaaacaaaaaacaacttGAGCCATCCATTTAACAGTTAGATGGTGTCTACTTGAGCCATCCATTTAATGGTTAGATGGTGTCGAACTTTCTAGTCAAGGTATCATGGTCTTCTAAGTTAAAGAAATATTCCAAACTTGCATTGGGTAATTTAATCTTCAACATAAATGCATAAATTTCTGAACATTCAACTTTCTTATAAACCACTATGAGAAAACTTACTCTCCAAATGATTAAACACAATGAAACCAAAAGATTTTATAGCAATTGTAGAGCAAatcttgatttaaaaaaaaaaaaaaaaatcatcaattcaTAATAGTGATCCTCAATATCTGACCCTACAACCAATTATAAAACCCATTGAGGAAGCCTACATACAAGTTTAGCTCCTTTCTACTTTTATAATAACTGGAATGTTTTTCACCACCTTGGTTTTAGGGCGCAAGTACATAAAACAATATTATCCTTATATGGCTATACTGACATGAGTAACAATGaacattaaaattaaagttcAGGTAAAATTCTGCATTATACTTCTTCATTACCAGTCAAGATGTCCATGGTTCATATGAAGACAATGTCATCAGAGATTCAATCCATaagcaattaataaaaaattgcagGAATCATGCACACAAGAgataccattaaaaaaaattaaaaacaaggtcaaaccaaattttgggcaTTTGGTGTTCATTCATTTTTGGTGCTTCCTCAAAGAAGCAGCTTCTTATGAAAGAAAATACTTGGCCCAAT includes:
- the LOC107411504 gene encoding uncharacterized protein LOC107411504 isoform X3, whose amino-acid sequence is MMVIAPQSASGVVLDTPEASKLLSAVAIALSNCSSLWPAFVPVHDPSRKAYIGIQNMGTIFTRRFEADYIGSQVPVKLMHLEGLYELFISKFAYSTLDLSMHLFKVHFKMKLTFQTLPFDDDNDDVEGVDADIAQAGGYPDADTHHKTQWDDDCPWSEWYSAEDPVKGFELVATWSEKMVESSLEMAELENASPHEAEKWMLYPKFSPNLSDGSRGNRVGFASQLRLLIDALDMSFHAQFMEDFVSVENSGSDNLKSSAVIPPPTVIDRLLKELFHEGVQLPDFSNSEHKTSRAIKGAPRESLFAQFCLHSLWFGNCNIRAIAVLWIEFVREVRWCWEESQPLPRMPVNGSIDLSTCLIHQKLHMLAICIERKCQLNEDFQDCIGSNDQSSSLEDDDVDMEDPSILGTPSEDFTGKRDSPVTPDDLRGSGSTVSRFNFKPEDIIVATDLKPLDSTRRGSAGTVGTMKLLKSYQSMHKPFTQDAPLMTEDMHEERLQAVEAFGDSFNFSAQLEREVLSSDMSAFKAANPDAVFEDFIRWHSPGDWENDDMEETGSSKGSSTDRPKDNWPPRGHLSKRMSENGNMWRKIWNDASALPVSEQKPLLDPNREGEKILHYLETQRPHQLLEQMICTAFRASAETLNKTSYGGFKQMATKMDQLFITLASGLKRLRVNSLSAGSESIEDLRRLCGVFEHVEKLLTVAASLHRKFLQAPRLSEAIFSDYFSFYLQRMGTRSKDDNVQKEFDKKQQVRFHERPVVSNMFTPPTANQSWRKVLSMGNLLNGHEPVVREIIFSMRDSVSGNHYASRTPNVHQQEIETYRMYICGTSNDLRVALSITSCD
- the LOC107411504 gene encoding uncharacterized protein LOC107411504 isoform X2, with product MGKEKHAVQVEFSTDLFKVKSELKDVTKSYCIEYYFKTNNDAKVVDWNSTSHDLQLCFGVKEFLVIAPQSASGVVLDTPEASKLLSAVAIALSNCSSLWPAFVPVHDPSRKAYIGIQNMGTIFTRRFEADYIGSQVPVKLMHLEGLYELFISKFAYSTLDLSMHLFKVHFKMKLTFQTLPFDDDNDDVEGVDADIAQAGGYPDADTHHKTQWDDDCPWSEWYSAEDPVKGFELVATWSEKMVESSLEMAELENASPHEAEKWMLYPKFSPNLSDGSRGNRVGFASQLRLLIDALDMSFHAQFMEDFVSVENSGSDNLKSSAVIPPPTVIDRLLKELFHEGVQLPDFSNSEHKTSRAIKGAPRESLFAQFCLHSLWFGNCNIRAIAVLWIEFVREVRWCWEESQPLPRMPVNGSIDLSTCLIHQKLHMLAICIERKCQLNEDFQDCIGSNDQSSSLEDDDVDMEDPSILGTPSEDFTGKRDSPVTPDDLRGSGSTVSRFNFKPEDIIVATDLKPLDSTRRGSAGTVGTMKLLKSYQSMHKPFTQDAPLMTEDMHEERLQAVEAFGDSFNFSAQLEREVLSSDMSAFKAANPDAVFEDFIRWHSPGDWENDDMEETGSSKGSSTDRPKDNWPPRGHLSKRMSENGNMWRKIWNDASALPVSEQKPLLDPNREGEKILHYLETQRPHQLLEQMICTAFRASAETLNKTSYGGFKQMATKMDQLFITLASGLKRLRVNSLSAGSESIEDLRRLCGVFEHVEKLLTVAASLHRKFLQAPRLSEAIFSDYFSFYLQRMGTRSKDDNVQKEFDKKQQVRFHERPVVSNMFTPPTANQSWRKVLSMGNLLNGHEPVVREIIFSMRDSVSGNHYASRTPNVHQQEIETYRMYICGTSNDLRVALSITSCD